One window of the Saccopteryx bilineata isolate mSacBil1 chromosome 2, mSacBil1_pri_phased_curated, whole genome shotgun sequence genome contains the following:
- the S100A9 gene encoding protein S100-A9, whose protein sequence is MSSLMECSIETIINIFHQYSTRLGHPDRLNQKEFKQLVKKELPNFLKKQKRNAGAIEHIMEDLDTNADKDLSFEEFSILVGRLTALSHEEMHKTGHGGPGHSHGPGFGEGQGSCHNQGGGETKDGGHGHGHSHGGHGHGHSH, encoded by the exons ATGTCGTCGCTGATGGAATGCAGCATCGAGACCATCATCAACATCTTCCACCAGTACTCCACGCGCCTGGGGCACCCGGACAGGCTGAACCAGAAAGAATTCAAACAGCTGGTGAAAAAAGAGCTGCCCAACTTCCTCAAG AAGCAGAAGAGGAATGCAGGAGCCATAGAACACATCATGGAGGACCTGGATACCAACGCAGATAAAGACCTGAGCTTCGAGGAGTTCTCCATCCTGGTGGGCAGGCTGACAGCATTGTCCCATGAGGAGATGCACAAAACTGGCCATGGAGGGCCTGGCCACAGCCACGGGCCGGGCTTTGGAGAGGGTCAAGGCTCCTGCCACAACCAGGGTGGTGGCGAAACCAAggatggtggccatggccacgGCCACAGCCATGGTGGCCACGGCCACGGCCACAGCCACTAA